One region of Bradyrhizobium betae genomic DNA includes:
- a CDS encoding multidrug effflux MFS transporter, whose translation MHGMISRPPDAATKNIATSRVVLLLLVVMTGIAPISLYMLVPALPVLATNFGSDISIAQMTVSLYMVGIALSQLIMGPLSDRFGRRPVLLAGLALMVAASIGCIFAQTLPQLIAARFFQALGGAAGMVVSRAIIRDIYERDRVASMISLVVAALMIGQMVSPLTGGLIETAFGWRAIFYAITIAAIIVAIGIAVALPETRRTRAAGSGFRGDVGMLIRNRAFVGYVMCQVLASQIIFTFAGGGPYIVVTQMGRTSAEYGAWFATTGFAYLIGNLLCVRFAPRHSLEKLIWLGLGLQLCGSLLNLLWSFTGWNEAPAWLFGTQMIVMAGNAFVMANSAAGAISIRPEAAGTASGAMGFLQQGIGALMSQFGAYLGGHSVTTLPLTSAVLAISLLCACMMIFVVPRREMVVSEELIERAEEEEGGMM comes from the coding sequence ATGCACGGCATGATCAGCAGGCCGCCGGACGCGGCAACGAAAAACATCGCGACCTCGCGCGTGGTGTTGCTGCTGCTGGTCGTCATGACCGGCATCGCGCCGATTTCGCTCTACATGCTGGTTCCGGCGCTGCCGGTGCTGGCGACCAATTTCGGCAGCGACATCTCGATCGCGCAGATGACCGTGTCGCTCTACATGGTGGGCATCGCGCTGTCGCAGCTGATCATGGGCCCTCTGTCGGACAGGTTCGGACGGCGCCCGGTGCTGCTGGCTGGACTCGCACTGATGGTGGCGGCCAGCATCGGCTGCATCTTCGCCCAAACCCTGCCGCAACTGATCGCCGCGCGCTTCTTCCAGGCACTGGGCGGCGCCGCCGGCATGGTGGTGAGCCGCGCGATCATCCGCGACATCTACGAGCGCGACCGCGTCGCCTCGATGATCAGCCTCGTGGTTGCGGCGCTGATGATCGGGCAGATGGTCTCCCCGCTCACCGGCGGCCTGATCGAGACCGCATTCGGCTGGCGCGCGATCTTCTACGCCATCACCATCGCCGCGATCATTGTCGCCATCGGCATCGCGGTCGCGCTGCCGGAGACGCGCCGCACCCGCGCGGCCGGCAGCGGCTTTCGCGGCGACGTCGGCATGCTGATCCGCAACCGCGCCTTCGTCGGCTATGTGATGTGCCAGGTGCTGGCCTCGCAGATCATCTTCACCTTTGCCGGCGGCGGTCCCTACATCGTGGTGACGCAGATGGGCCGCACCAGCGCCGAATACGGCGCCTGGTTCGCGACGACCGGTTTCGCCTATCTCATCGGCAATCTGCTCTGCGTGCGCTTCGCGCCCCGGCACTCGCTTGAAAAGCTGATATGGCTCGGGCTCGGCCTGCAACTCTGCGGCAGCCTGTTGAACCTGCTCTGGAGCTTTACTGGGTGGAACGAGGCGCCGGCCTGGCTGTTCGGTACGCAGATGATCGTGATGGCCGGCAATGCCTTCGTGATGGCGAACTCCGCCGCCGGCGCCATCAGCATCCGCCCCGAAGCCGCCGGCACCGCGTCAGGTGCGATGGGCTTTCTCCAGCAGGGCATCGGCGCGCTGATGTCGCAATTCGGCGCCTATCTCGGCGGCCACTCCGTCACGACGCTGCCGCTGACGTCCGCGGTGCTGGCGATCTCGCTGCTCTGCGCCTGCATGATGATCTTCGTCGTGCCGCGGCGGGAGATGGTGGTAAGCGAGGAATTGATCGAACGGGCGGAAGAGGAAGAGGGCGGGATGATGTGA
- the ftsZ gene encoding cell division protein FtsZ: protein MTISINVPDIHELKPRITVFGVGGAGGNAVNNMITAGLQGVDFVVANTDAQALTMSKAQRIVQMGTAATQGLGAGSQPVVGAAAAEEVMDELRDHLSGANMVFVTAGMGGGTGTGAAPVIAKIAREMGILTVGVVTKPFHFEGGRRMRTAEAGINELHKVVDTLLIIPNQNLFRVANEKTTFADAFAMADQVLYSGVACITDLMVKEGLINLDFADVRAVMKEMGKAMMGTGEASGDKRALTAAEAAIANPLIDDSSMKGAKGLLISITGGKDLTLFEVDEAATRIREEVDQDANIIVGATFDEALDGLIRVSVVATGIEQAAIARNSQATSAPVANAAAPQVQQAPAAPAVAAESRLADLTARLRADNQRLAERAQKLESQIPAAAPVAAAPMAPRPNVERAALAAIAAAVADVPHAPAPMQTYGDVTVRPIAQKPTLFPEPEQAPMAMHEPMTPETFIPPQAERAPMRTPRMPRIEELPMPAQAELRQARGEVEEETPQKSRLSLLQRLANVGLGRRDEESEAPIAARTAGPAMPPLPDRRPQKSVAQQIAATEPVSEYARRPAPQGLDMHGRPAPVAPAPQGDDHLDIPAFLRRQAT from the coding sequence ATGACCATCAGCATCAATGTTCCTGATATTCACGAACTGAAGCCCCGGATCACCGTGTTCGGCGTCGGCGGCGCTGGCGGCAACGCCGTCAACAACATGATCACGGCGGGCCTCCAGGGCGTCGACTTCGTGGTCGCCAACACCGACGCGCAGGCGCTGACGATGTCGAAGGCGCAGCGCATCGTGCAGATGGGCACGGCGGCAACGCAGGGCCTGGGCGCAGGCTCGCAGCCGGTCGTCGGCGCGGCCGCGGCCGAAGAGGTGATGGACGAGCTCCGCGACCATCTCTCCGGCGCCAACATGGTGTTCGTCACCGCGGGCATGGGCGGCGGCACCGGCACGGGTGCTGCTCCCGTCATCGCCAAGATCGCGCGCGAGATGGGCATCCTCACCGTCGGTGTCGTGACCAAGCCGTTCCACTTCGAGGGCGGTCGCCGCATGCGCACCGCGGAAGCCGGCATCAACGAACTGCACAAGGTCGTCGATACGCTCCTGATCATCCCGAACCAGAACCTGTTCCGGGTCGCCAACGAGAAGACCACCTTCGCCGACGCCTTCGCGATGGCCGACCAGGTGCTCTACTCCGGCGTTGCCTGCATCACCGACCTGATGGTCAAGGAAGGCCTGATCAATCTCGACTTCGCCGACGTGAGAGCGGTGATGAAGGAGATGGGCAAGGCGATGATGGGGACGGGCGAAGCGTCCGGCGACAAGCGCGCGCTGACCGCCGCTGAAGCCGCGATCGCCAACCCGCTGATCGACGACAGCTCGATGAAGGGCGCCAAGGGCCTCCTCATCTCCATTACCGGCGGCAAGGACCTCACGCTGTTCGAGGTCGACGAAGCCGCGACCCGCATCCGCGAGGAAGTCGACCAGGACGCCAACATCATCGTCGGCGCAACCTTCGACGAAGCGCTCGACGGCCTGATCCGCGTCTCGGTCGTTGCCACCGGCATCGAGCAGGCCGCGATCGCCCGCAACAGCCAGGCCACCAGCGCTCCGGTCGCGAACGCGGCGGCGCCGCAGGTGCAGCAGGCTCCCGCAGCTCCGGCGGTTGCCGCCGAGAGCCGTCTCGCCGACCTGACCGCGCGGCTCCGCGCCGACAACCAGCGGCTGGCCGAGCGTGCCCAGAAGCTGGAATCGCAGATCCCCGCTGCGGCCCCGGTCGCTGCCGCGCCGATGGCGCCGCGCCCGAACGTCGAGCGCGCTGCGCTCGCCGCCATCGCGGCTGCCGTTGCGGACGTCCCGCACGCGCCTGCGCCGATGCAGACTTATGGCGACGTCACCGTGCGCCCGATTGCGCAGAAGCCGACGCTGTTCCCGGAGCCCGAGCAGGCGCCGATGGCCATGCATGAGCCGATGACGCCGGAAACCTTCATCCCGCCGCAGGCCGAGCGTGCGCCGATGCGTACGCCGCGGATGCCGCGGATCGAGGAACTGCCGATGCCGGCCCAGGCCGAGCTTCGTCAGGCCCGCGGCGAGGTTGAAGAAGAGACCCCGCAGAAGAGCCGCCTGTCGCTGCTCCAGCGCCTTGCCAATGTCGGCCTCGGCCGCCGCGACGAGGAGAGCGAGGCGCCGATCGCCGCCCGCACCGCCGGTCCCGCGATGCCGCCGCTGCCCGATCGCCGGCCGCAGAAGAGTGTGGCGCAGCAGATCGCGGCCACCGAGCCGGTATCAGAGTATGCCCGTCGTCCAGCGCCGCAGGGCCTGGACATGCATGGCCGCCCGGCGCCTGTTGCGCCGGCGCCACAGGGCGATGACCATCTTGATATCCCGGCCTTCCTGCGGCGTCAGGCGACCTGA
- the ligA gene encoding NAD-dependent DNA ligase LigA, producing MARAAKSKPLRDVADLTKAQAKVEHMRLAIEIEGHNERYYQDDAPTVTDAEYDALRQRFNAIEKRFPEFISAESPSQKVGAAPSGRFRKVRHSVPMLSLDNAFAEEDVRDFVGRIVRFLKLDDDKVDFSAEPKIDGLSMSLRYEGGELVTAATRGDGSEGEDVTANIRTLEDVPQKLKGRNVPNVCEVRGEVYMTKKAFLALNERQKAEGSTIFANPRNSAAGSLRQKEPTITASRPLGFFAYAWGEMSAMPEETQSGMIGWFERCGFKTNPLTKLCHSVEELIAFHQGIEEERAKLDYDIDGVVYKVDRIDWQERLGFVSRTPRWGIAHKFAAERAMTVLRDIEIQVGRTGSFTPVGKLEPVGVGGVIVQNVTLHNEDYIKGVGSKGEMLREGRDIRIGDTVVIQRAGDVIPQIVDVVLDKRPKSAKEYHFPKKCPCPLHTDVVRGETAAGEEESRARCTGEFACPYQKIEHLKLFVSRRAFDIDGLGEKQLQYFFDEGWVKEPADIFTLEKRNFKLKLEEIEGYGETSVRNLFGAIASRRRIALERFVYALGMRHVGETTALALARGYGSWNAFHDACLKVAKGDEEAKAEMDALDQIGETVIKSIADYFGESHNRGIVERLTKEVEIVDAEKPKSNSAVAGKTVVFTGSLEKMTRDEAKATAERLGAKVSGSVSKKTDLVVAGPGAGSKLAEANKHGVKVLTEDEWLTLIGE from the coding sequence ATGGCAAGAGCAGCAAAATCCAAACCGCTTCGCGACGTCGCCGACCTCACCAAGGCGCAAGCCAAGGTCGAGCACATGCGGCTGGCGATCGAGATCGAGGGCCACAACGAACGCTATTATCAGGACGACGCGCCCACCGTCACCGACGCCGAATACGATGCGTTGCGCCAGCGCTTCAACGCGATCGAAAAGCGCTTTCCGGAATTCATCAGCGCGGAATCACCCTCGCAGAAGGTCGGCGCGGCACCGTCGGGGCGTTTCAGGAAGGTGCGGCATTCCGTTCCCATGCTGTCGCTCGACAATGCCTTTGCCGAGGAGGACGTGCGCGACTTCGTCGGGCGCATCGTGCGCTTCCTGAAGCTCGACGACGACAAGGTCGACTTCTCCGCGGAGCCGAAGATCGACGGCCTCTCGATGTCGCTGCGCTACGAAGGCGGCGAACTCGTCACCGCAGCGACGCGCGGCGACGGTTCGGAGGGCGAGGACGTCACCGCCAACATTCGGACGCTCGAAGACGTGCCGCAGAAGCTGAAGGGGCGCAACGTCCCCAATGTCTGCGAGGTCCGAGGCGAGGTCTACATGACCAAAAAGGCGTTCCTGGCGCTCAACGAGCGACAGAAGGCCGAAGGCAGCACCATCTTTGCCAATCCGCGCAACTCGGCGGCGGGCTCGCTGCGGCAGAAGGAGCCGACCATCACCGCCTCGCGTCCGCTCGGCTTCTTCGCCTACGCCTGGGGCGAGATGAGCGCGATGCCGGAGGAGACGCAGAGCGGCATGATCGGCTGGTTCGAGCGCTGCGGCTTCAAGACCAATCCGCTGACGAAGCTGTGCCATTCGGTCGAGGAGCTGATTGCGTTCCATCAGGGCATCGAGGAAGAGCGTGCAAAGCTCGACTACGACATCGACGGCGTCGTCTACAAGGTCGACCGCATCGACTGGCAGGAGCGGCTTGGTTTCGTCTCGCGCACGCCGCGCTGGGGCATCGCGCATAAATTCGCGGCCGAGCGCGCCATGACCGTGCTGCGCGACATCGAGATCCAGGTCGGCCGCACCGGCTCGTTCACACCGGTCGGCAAGCTCGAGCCGGTCGGCGTCGGCGGCGTGATCGTGCAGAACGTCACGCTGCACAACGAGGACTACATCAAGGGCGTCGGCAGCAAGGGCGAAATGTTGCGCGAGGGGCGCGACATCCGGATCGGCGACACCGTCGTGATCCAGCGCGCCGGCGACGTGATCCCGCAAATCGTCGATGTCGTCCTCGACAAGCGGCCGAAAAGCGCCAAAGAATATCACTTTCCGAAGAAGTGCCCGTGCCCGCTGCACACCGACGTCGTGCGCGGCGAGACGGCCGCCGGCGAGGAAGAATCCCGCGCCCGCTGCACCGGCGAGTTCGCCTGCCCGTATCAGAAGATCGAGCATCTCAAGCTGTTCGTGTCGCGGCGCGCCTTCGACATCGATGGTCTCGGCGAGAAGCAGCTGCAGTATTTCTTCGACGAAGGATGGGTCAAGGAGCCCGCCGACATCTTCACGCTGGAGAAGCGCAATTTCAAGCTCAAGCTCGAGGAGATCGAGGGCTATGGCGAGACCTCGGTGCGCAACCTGTTCGGCGCCATCGCGAGCCGCCGCAGGATCGCGCTGGAGCGCTTCGTCTACGCCCTCGGCATGCGCCATGTCGGAGAAACCACGGCGCTGGCGCTGGCGCGCGGCTACGGCTCCTGGAATGCCTTCCACGACGCCTGCCTCAAGGTCGCCAAGGGCGACGAGGAGGCGAAGGCGGAGATGGACGCGCTCGACCAGATCGGCGAGACCGTGATCAAGAGCATCGCGGACTATTTCGGCGAGAGCCACAACCGCGGCATCGTCGAGCGGCTGACCAAAGAGGTCGAGATCGTCGACGCCGAGAAGCCGAAGAGCAACTCGGCCGTCGCCGGCAAGACCGTGGTGTTCACCGGCTCGCTGGAAAAGATGACGCGCGACGAGGCCAAGGCGACCGCGGAGCGGCTCGGCGCGAAAGTCTCTGGCTCGGTGTCGAAGAAGACCGATCTCGTCGTCGCAGGACCTGGTGCAGGTTCGAAGCTCGCGGAGGCCAATAAGCACGGCGTCAAGGTGCTGACCGAGGACGAGTGGCTGACGCTGATCGGGGAGTGA
- the lpxC gene encoding UDP-3-O-acyl-N-acetylglucosamine deacetylase, protein MKFSRQTTLRAQATVAGVGVHSGLPVTLTLGPAPVDAGFIFVRTGLEGSDREVQATADQVIATDFATVLGDRSGPLVSTAEHVLAALRGMGVDNATIEIDGPEVPIMDGSAAAFVAAIDQAGIVNQPAQRRFIQVLKPVSVKIGDSFGEIRPYANGFRAEVEIDFTNPVIGQQSYDIDLSPERFRREVGRARTFGLMCDVARLWSAGYALGASFDNTVVFDDERLLNAEGLRYADECVRHKVLDVIGDLALAGLPLLGAYRSRRGGHKLNHAVLTALLADRTAWRVVEGEAARRTTRPVAETGRSIVGGRIAAAYGPDVS, encoded by the coding sequence ATGAAATTTAGCCGGCAAACAACGCTTCGTGCGCAAGCCACCGTGGCCGGCGTCGGCGTTCATTCCGGTCTTCCCGTCACCCTCACGTTGGGACCTGCGCCTGTCGACGCAGGTTTTATTTTTGTCCGCACGGGCCTTGAGGGAAGTGACCGCGAAGTCCAGGCGACCGCCGATCAGGTGATCGCGACCGATTTTGCCACCGTCCTCGGTGATCGCAGCGGTCCGCTGGTGTCCACCGCCGAGCATGTGCTCGCTGCGCTGCGTGGCATGGGCGTCGACAACGCCACCATCGAGATCGACGGTCCGGAAGTGCCGATCATGGACGGCAGCGCTGCGGCCTTTGTTGCGGCGATCGATCAGGCCGGCATCGTCAACCAGCCGGCGCAGCGCCGTTTCATTCAGGTTTTGAAGCCGGTCTCGGTCAAGATCGGCGACTCCTTCGGCGAGATCCGGCCTTATGCCAACGGGTTCCGCGCCGAGGTCGAGATCGACTTCACCAATCCCGTCATCGGCCAGCAGAGCTACGATATCGACCTGAGCCCGGAACGCTTCCGCCGCGAAGTCGGCCGCGCCCGGACTTTTGGCCTGATGTGCGACGTCGCGCGGCTGTGGAGCGCGGGTTACGCCCTTGGAGCGTCCTTCGACAACACCGTCGTGTTCGACGACGAGCGGCTGCTCAACGCCGAAGGCCTGCGCTACGCCGACGAATGCGTTCGCCACAAGGTGCTGGACGTGATCGGCGACCTCGCGCTGGCCGGCCTGCCGCTGCTTGGCGCCTACCGCTCGCGCCGTGGCGGCCACAAGCTCAACCATGCTGTGCTGACCGCGCTGCTCGCCGACCGTACCGCCTGGCGGGTGGTCGAGGGCGAGGCAGCCCGCCGCACCACGCGTCCCGTGGCCGAAACCGGTCGCAGCATCGTCGGCGGCCGGATCGCCGCGGCCTACGGCCCGGACGTGTCCTGA
- a CDS encoding outer membrane protein assembly factor BamD yields the protein MSAQRMTRGYLSVSSRARGLLQAAIFVVLALPLAGCGTGSLWDKFTAKDDTFVEEPADKIYNEGLYLMNEKKDMKAANKKFEEVDRQHPYSDWARKSLLMSAYASYQGGDYDGCIGAATRYVTLHPGSPDAAYAQYLIAASHYDQIPDISRDQARTEKAIAALEEVVRKYPTSEYATSAKAKIEGARDQLAGKEMNVGRYYMQKRDYTAAINRYKAVVTQYQTTRHVEEALYRLTEAYMAIGIVGEAQTAAAVLGHNFPDSRWYKDAYNLVKNGGLEPSENQGSWMSRAFKKVGLG from the coding sequence ATGTCGGCACAGCGTATGACGCGCGGATATCTCTCGGTCTCCTCGCGAGCCCGTGGGCTGCTTCAGGCCGCCATCTTTGTCGTGCTCGCGCTGCCGCTGGCCGGCTGCGGCACCGGCTCGCTCTGGGACAAGTTCACCGCTAAGGACGACACCTTCGTCGAGGAGCCCGCCGACAAGATCTACAATGAGGGCCTGTACCTCATGAACGAGAAGAAGGACATGAAGGCGGCGAACAAGAAGTTCGAAGAGGTCGACCGCCAGCATCCTTATTCCGACTGGGCCCGCAAATCGCTGCTGATGTCGGCCTACGCGTCCTATCAGGGCGGCGACTACGACGGATGCATCGGCGCTGCCACCCGCTACGTCACGCTGCATCCCGGCAGCCCGGACGCGGCCTATGCGCAATATTTGATCGCGGCCTCGCATTACGACCAGATCCCGGACATCAGCCGCGACCAGGCCCGCACCGAGAAGGCGATCGCCGCGCTGGAAGAGGTGGTGCGCAAATATCCGACGTCCGAATATGCGACCTCGGCCAAGGCCAAGATCGAGGGCGCGCGCGACCAGCTCGCCGGTAAGGAAATGAACGTCGGCCGCTATTACATGCAGAAGCGCGACTACACGGCGGCGATCAACCGCTACAAGGCGGTTGTGACGCAGTACCAGACCACCCGGCACGTCGAGGAGGCGCTGTACCGTCTCACCGAGGCCTATATGGCGATCGGCATCGTCGGCGAGGCGCAGACCGCGGCCGCCGTGCTCGGGCACAATTTTCCTGACAGCCGCTGGTACAAGGACGCCTATAATCTTGTTAAAAACGGCGGTCTCGAACCGAGCGAGAATCAGGGGTCCTGGATGAGCAGGGCCTTCAAGAAGGTTGGTCTCGGCTAG
- the recN gene encoding DNA repair protein RecN — protein sequence MLARLSIRDIVLIERLDIEFATGLAVLTGETGAGKSILLDAFALALGGRGDAGLVRHGAEQGQVTAVFDIPKNHPATKILAENGLDDTGEMILRRVQLADGRTRAFINDQSISVQTLKAVGAALVEIHGQHDERALVDAATHRQLLDAFAGLEKDVAAVESLWDARRTANTALEEHRAGMERAAREADYLRHASDELKQLAPKDGEETSLASRRTTMMQGEKIASDLREAQEVVGGHNSPVAALAAAVRRLERRGVNSPALVEPAVKAIDIAINALEEADQHLQAALAATDFDPSELERIEERLFALRAASRKYSTPVDGLAALAAKYAADVVLIDAGASRLKKLEQAAIEADSRYAAAAKKLSLVRQKSAEKLNKAVNAELAPLKLDRAKFMTQVATDEAAPGPQGFDRVEFWVQTNPGTKPGPMMKVASGGELSRFLLALKVVLSDRGSAPTLVFDEIDTGVGGAVADAIGARLARLAGKVQVMAVTHAPQVAARADQHLLISKDALDKGKRVATRVNTLAADHRREEIARMLAGAEITAEARAAADRLLKAAS from the coding sequence ATGCTGGCGCGTCTGTCGATCCGTGACATCGTCCTGATCGAACGGCTCGATATCGAATTCGCCACCGGACTTGCGGTTTTGACCGGCGAGACCGGTGCGGGCAAATCCATCCTGCTCGATGCCTTTGCGCTGGCGCTCGGCGGCCGCGGCGACGCCGGCCTCGTGCGCCACGGCGCGGAGCAGGGGCAGGTCACTGCCGTATTCGATATCCCCAAGAATCACCCCGCGACGAAGATTCTGGCCGAGAACGGCCTGGATGACACCGGTGAGATGATTCTCCGCCGGGTGCAGCTGGCCGACGGCCGCACCCGCGCCTTCATCAACGACCAGTCGATCAGCGTGCAGACGCTGAAGGCGGTCGGTGCCGCCCTGGTCGAGATCCACGGCCAGCATGACGAGCGCGCACTGGTGGATGCCGCCACCCACCGCCAGCTGCTCGATGCCTTCGCCGGGCTCGAAAAGGATGTCGCGGCCGTCGAATCGCTTTGGGATGCGCGCCGCACCGCCAACACCGCGCTGGAAGAGCATCGCGCCGGCATGGAGCGCGCCGCGCGCGAGGCCGACTATCTGCGCCACGCGTCCGACGAACTCAAGCAGCTCGCGCCCAAGGACGGTGAGGAGACCTCGCTGGCGTCCCGCCGCACCACCATGATGCAGGGCGAGAAGATCGCCTCCGACCTCCGCGAGGCACAGGAAGTCGTCGGTGGTCACAACTCGCCGGTTGCGGCCCTCGCGGCCGCCGTGCGCCGGCTGGAGCGCCGCGGCGTCAACTCGCCGGCGCTGGTCGAGCCCGCAGTGAAGGCGATCGACATCGCGATCAACGCATTGGAGGAGGCCGACCAGCATCTCCAGGCCGCGCTCGCCGCGACCGATTTCGATCCGTCCGAGCTCGAGCGCATCGAGGAGCGCCTGTTCGCGCTGCGCGCGGCCTCCCGCAAATATTCGACGCCGGTCGACGGGCTCGCCGCGCTTGCCGCCAAATACGCCGCCGATGTCGTGCTGATCGATGCCGGCGCCTCGCGGTTGAAGAAGCTGGAGCAGGCCGCGATCGAGGCAGATAGCCGCTACGCGGCGGCTGCCAAGAAGCTGTCGCTGGTGCGCCAGAAGTCGGCCGAGAAGCTCAACAAGGCCGTCAACGCCGAGCTCGCCCCGCTCAAGCTCGACCGCGCCAAGTTCATGACACAGGTCGCGACCGACGAGGCGGCACCGGGCCCGCAAGGCTTCGACCGCGTCGAGTTCTGGGTGCAGACCAATCCGGGCACCAAGCCGGGTCCGATGATGAAGGTCGCCTCCGGCGGCGAGCTCTCGCGCTTCCTGCTGGCGCTCAAGGTCGTGTTGTCCGACCGCGGCTCGGCGCCGACGCTCGTCTTCGACGAAATCGACACCGGCGTCGGCGGCGCGGTCGCGGATGCCATCGGCGCACGGCTGGCGCGGCTTGCCGGCAAGGTGCAGGTGATGGCCGTCACCCATGCCCCGCAGGTTGCCGCCCGCGCCGACCAGCACCTGCTGATCTCGAAGGACGCGCTGGACAAGGGCAAGCGCGTCGCCACCCGCGTCAACACACTGGCCGCCGACCACCGCCGCGAAGAGATCGCCCGCATGCTCGCCGGCGCCGAGATCACGGCCGAGGCGAGGGCAGCCGCGGACCGGCTGCTCAAGGCGGCGAGTTAG
- a CDS encoding aminopeptidase P family protein: MFEAHFQTFEEPEAGVALTARLSALREELARRKLTGFVIPRADQQQNEYVPPSEERLAWLTGFTGSAGLAVVLTHEAAVFVDGRYTIQAAKQVDAKAWTVESLIEPPPESWVTAHLKAGNRLGFDPWLHTFAAAERLSAACAKAGAELVAVDSNPVDAIWQDRPQPPLAPVAVHSLQNAGLAEAEKLTQIRSEIVKLGVDALVLSDSHAVAWTFNIRGADVAHTPLPLSYALVPKDGRPTIFIDHRKLSNLTRDHLEQSADVREPDAMAPTLMALAKSGAAIALDNATAADALSRLIAGAGGKPVRGSDPIALLKAVKNATEIKGTKTAHVRDAVALARFLAFIDREAASGKLTEIDAVEALETFRRDTGALKDVSFPTISGTGPNGAIVHYRVTRKSNRRIVPGDLLLIDSGAQYEDGTTDVTRTMAVGEPTAEMRDRFTRVLRGHIAIARAIFPDGTTGAQLDTLARQYLWAAGIDFEHGTGHGVGSYLSVHEGPARISKLGTTPLKRGMILSNEPGYYKTDGFGIRIENLELVVEASIKGAEKPMNAFETLTLAPIDRRLIDVAMLGKDELDWLNAYHARVRAEVRPALDEATRAWLDQATAELKP, from the coding sequence ATGTTCGAAGCGCACTTCCAGACTTTCGAGGAGCCCGAGGCCGGCGTCGCACTGACGGCGCGCCTGTCCGCACTTCGCGAAGAACTCGCCCGCCGCAAGCTGACCGGCTTCGTCATTCCGCGCGCCGACCAGCAGCAGAACGAATATGTGCCGCCCTCGGAAGAGCGGCTGGCCTGGCTGACCGGTTTTACCGGCTCGGCGGGATTGGCGGTGGTGCTGACCCATGAAGCCGCGGTCTTCGTCGACGGCCGCTATACGATTCAGGCGGCCAAGCAGGTCGATGCAAAGGCCTGGACGGTGGAATCGCTGATCGAACCGCCGCCGGAAAGCTGGGTTACGGCGCACCTGAAGGCCGGTAACCGCCTCGGATTTGATCCATGGCTGCACACTTTTGCGGCAGCCGAGCGCCTGTCCGCCGCCTGCGCCAAGGCCGGCGCCGAGCTGGTCGCCGTCGACAGCAATCCGGTCGACGCGATCTGGCAGGATCGGCCGCAGCCGCCGCTCGCCCCCGTCGCCGTGCATAGCCTGCAAAATGCCGGCCTCGCCGAGGCTGAGAAGCTCACCCAGATCCGAAGCGAGATCGTCAAGCTCGGCGTCGATGCGCTGGTGCTCTCGGACAGCCACGCGGTGGCCTGGACCTTCAACATCCGCGGCGCCGACGTCGCGCACACGCCGCTGCCACTGTCTTACGCGCTGGTGCCCAAGGACGGCCGTCCGACCATCTTCATCGACCACCGCAAGCTCTCGAACCTGACCCGCGACCATCTCGAACAGTCCGCCGACGTGCGCGAGCCCGATGCGATGGCGCCGACGCTGATGGCGCTGGCCAAGAGCGGCGCGGCGATCGCGCTCGACAATGCCACCGCGGCCGACGCCCTCAGCCGGCTGATCGCGGGCGCCGGCGGCAAGCCGGTGCGGGGCAGCGATCCGATCGCGCTGCTCAAGGCCGTCAAGAACGCGACCGAGATCAAGGGCACAAAGACGGCGCATGTGCGCGATGCCGTGGCGCTGGCGCGCTTCCTCGCCTTCATCGACCGCGAGGCGGCAAGCGGCAAGCTGACCGAGATCGACGCGGTGGAGGCGCTGGAGACGTTCCGCCGCGACACCGGCGCACTGAAGGACGTGTCGTTCCCGACCATCTCAGGCACCGGCCCGAACGGCGCCATCGTGCACTACCGCGTCACCCGCAAGAGCAACCGGCGGATCGTGCCCGGCGATTTGCTGTTGATCGATTCCGGCGCGCAGTATGAAGACGGCACCACCGACGTCACCCGCACCATGGCGGTGGGCGAGCCGACGGCCGAGATGCGCGACCGTTTCACCCGCGTGCTGCGCGGCCACATCGCGATCGCGCGCGCAATCTTCCCCGACGGCACCACCGGCGCGCAGCTCGATACGCTGGCGCGGCAATATCTGTGGGCTGCCGGCATCGATTTCGAGCACGGCACCGGCCACGGCGTCGGCAGCTATCTCTCAGTGCACGAGGGGCCGGCGCGGATCTCGAAGCTCGGCACCACGCCGCTGAAGCGCGGCATGATCCTCTCCAACGAGCCCGGCTATTACAAGACCGACGGTTTCGGCATCCGCATCGAGAACCTCGAGCTGGTGGTCGAAGCGAGCATCAAGGGCGCCGAGAAGCCGATGAACGCGTTCGAGACGCTGACCCTGGCGCCGATCGACCGCCGGCTGATCGATGTCGCGATGCTTGGCAAGGACGAGCTCGACTGGCTGAACGCCTACCACGCCCGCGTGCGGGCCGAGGTGCGTCCTGCGCTGGACGAGGCGACCAGGGCCTGGCTCGATCAGGCGACGGCGGAGCTGAAGCCGTAG